TGCTGCAAACCGTGACTGAGCCCAGCACCCAGACTGCCAGCCTGTATTACGATGCACGGGGGCGGTTGACCAACCGCACGGATGGCGTGGGCACGGTGCTCCACCGTTACGACGCCAACAATAACCGCACGAATGTGGTGCAGGCGGGCAAGACCAACGCTTGGGCGTTCGACGCGTATGATCGCGTGTCCACGTACAAGGATGCCGATGGAAATTTGATCCAGTACCGCAGCGATGCCAATGGCAACGTGACGAACCTGGTGTATCCGGGGGGAAAGACGGTGAGCTACGCATTTGACAGCCTGAGCCGCCTGACCAACGTCACGGATTGGGCCAGTCGCAAGACTGGCATCGAGTATGACCTGGCCAGCCGGGTAAAGCGGGTCACGCACCCTAACGGGACGGTGCGGGAGATGGGGTATGACGCCGCCGGGCAGACCACCAACATTCTGGAGCGGACGGCCTCGGGAACCCCGATTGCCCTGTTCAAGTTTGGCTGGAATGCCGCCGCGCGAATGGATTGGGAATTTGCCGCGCCGCTGCCGCATGGCGCGACTCCGCCCACGCGGTCCATGACCTATGATGACGACAACCGGATTGCCACGTTTAACGGACAAAACGTCAGTTACGATTTGGATGGCAACCTGATCACCGGCCCGCTCACCAATAACACACTGGTGAGTTACACGTACGACGCCCGCAACCGGCTGGTAACGGCGGGTGGGCTGGACTACACCTACGATCCGGCAGGCAACCGGGTCGCGGTCACCAATGGCACCAACATCACGCGCCTGGTGGTGGACCCCAACGCGGCGCTGTCCCAGGTGCTGATGCGGGTGAAAAGTGGCGTGACGAACTATTACGTCTATGGTCTGGGGCTGCTTTACGAGGCGGATGACGCCGGGGCCACCAAGACCTACCACTACAATTACCGGGGCAGCACGGTCGCCATCACCGACGACAGCGGCAATGTGACGGACCGGGTGGAATACTCCGCTTACGGAACCACCACCTACCGGAGCGGCAACACGGATACCCCGTTCCTGTTCAACGGGCGCTACGGGGTGCAGACCGATCCCAACGGCTTGCTGTACATGCGGGCACGGTACTACAACCCGTATATCTGCCGGTTTATCAATCCGGACCCATCCGGCTTTTCAGGCGGGTTGAACCATTACGCCTATGCGGACGGCAACCCGGTCAGCTTGATTGATCCATTTGGATTATGTCCATCGGAAGGTTGGGGTGGTGCCGTCGCTACTTGGCTGCAAAACAATGTGAGCGGTCCACTGAACTCTGTTGCTACGGGCTCGACGGTTGCTAACTTTGCCTCCTATATGGCCGGCACGGTCACCGAGGGCCTCGGAGACTTGTTGAGGGTTGGCCAGGGAAGTGCCAGTGCAGTGGACGCAAACAACGGCTGGGACGCGGCCATTGGAATTACGCAGGACATTGGACGTGCGGCTGGAATCGCAACGATGGTTGGCGGGGGATTTGAAGGTGCACTCGGTCGTGGGGGTGCTGCCGCAAAGACGGTAGCGGAAGACGCAACCTACCTTTACCAGAAAGTTGGCGCTCAGGGTGAACATTTGAAATTCGGCATCACCAAGAATCCAGCAACGCGCTACACGCAAGAAGAGCTTGGCGGCGGTCGATTGAAAATCCTCACGGAAGGATCTCGCAAAGACATGCTCCAGCTTGAACGCAATCTCCATGAGACTCTTCCCATTGGGCCGGAAGAAGCTCAAAAGTTTTACATCCAGAAGCAAATCGAGAAGGGACTGAAACCGCCTCCTTACAATCCATGAAATACCAACTTGTGTTGCAGTGGCCGGCGTCCTCAATCAAGGACTACGATGCCATGATTGAGGTTGAGAATGCCTTGGTCGAGAACCTGTCTACGGCGAGTGATGTTGATGGACACGACGCTGGCTCGGGCGAAGTAAACATTTTCATTCGCACCGACGATCCAAAGCGCGCCTTTAACGAGGTAAAGGCCATTCTCGGCACACGCGATTTTTGGATTGATGCCCGAGTTGCTTATCGCGAGGTCGCGGGA
The sequence above is drawn from the Verrucomicrobiota bacterium genome and encodes:
- a CDS encoding ABC transporter is translated as MKYQLVLQWPASSIKDYDAMIEVENALVENLSTASDVDGHDAGSGEVNIFIRTDDPKRAFNEVKAILGTRDFWIDARVAYREVAGSEYTILWPKSLTEFKVA